From the genome of Monomorium pharaonis isolate MP-MQ-018 chromosome 2, ASM1337386v2, whole genome shotgun sequence, one region includes:
- the LOC105828726 gene encoding coiled-coil domain-containing protein 39, producing METSNIDVILSQLGWQDGFRIPVANEENKRLEEEVARKTKHKISLNARLENLEERLKMIRKHTSDLTMRHDFNQKLITEHSVQLETEDHLYRLSGNTESSLRQEAREFEKEWADVNYRVSSVEKELIKMTRKLVEAKQIVQFDEDSLRKWEEMLARKEEDNQLIEDYMKQDTQKYKELEQKRQKLSMELEIYRQAIVKTVDEVQEMEIVLDRTTKLYMEALKERKQMINQWTQSVNVLRQRDNDIQNSLKEIETLREISREKKSNLEEVQQFLKDQVVNNKELEELIKQSEKELGSVQEKRRKITETIDIYDVELRTQKKLVGELARRTKQIRVNTKRKRIEIENKHIKVDDCKKRINDLMTTLEEIENQKLNVEERTKRLEKMIEDDEKRRSAIVKELNRLQAAILRTTKKIVELESERKILQMEMQGEHKKVDLFNTLFLKESKLLEEKKEALYQVDFSLQKCEMKLERIRGHEHDKSEVERKQTRIEELQTTLKEKTATSKLLQTQIVNLEHDMRKVSNCLSNENEELERLRSKKQDLLLLLDGGEKRLKIAQSRNEERQVEENIMRLRVSQLERMTSNVSDKVYDLEKYRLHLEAALKERAAEIAAQKEALTVQKRIAGNECSELRAAISERKSRIRQLQARYDSGIATMGATPDGVTMSTAYLKIQSAQERYMLREQGDKLDEAIRRTEQEIRSMENTLRVVNVCNDKYKDSISAVDQDAPEWTQQKRLDEQMHNARQNLLQKQTQLQRLFDELQKAQNNYIQLLNDIEKAKEEKENKERYLSSIEKQTTEQGEKISRADKSLRKAQKDIQNLYISKRDDTVLLQQREVELRELQEQNALVLQDIAEFTIRHVEAEAYVKKLLMAKDIELPTFPPSIKSPISPCGSSTGSIDQPLKSTSRMSAFTSSRESIGSVVKIELQFEEPAGNASKKTMKRDPASKGSLALPKRSTILYEKQQSQKKS from the exons ATGGAGACGAGTAATATAGACGTGATTCTAAGCCAGCTGGGATGGCAGGACGGCTTCCGAATTCCCGTAGCTAACGAGGAGAATAAACGTCTGGAAGAAGAA GTTGCTAGAAAGACAAagcataaaatttcattaaatgcAAGGTTGGAGAACCTCGAAGAACGGTTAAAGATGATCAGAAAGCACACTAGTGATCTGACTATGCGGCATGACTTCAATCAAAAGTTAATCACTGAACATTCGGTCCAGCTGGAGACAGAGGATCATCTGTATCGATTAAGCGGCAACACCGAATCATCTTTGCGCCAAGAAGCGCGCGAATTTGAGAAAGAATGGGCGGACGTGAATTACAGAGTATCAAGCGTAGAAAAAGAGCTGATTAAAATGACGAGAAAACTGGTCGAAGCAAAACAAATAGTCCAATTCGACGAGGATAGCTTACGCAAATGGGAGGAGATGCTTGCACGGAAGGAGGAGGATAATCAACTGATAGAAGATTACATGAAGCAggatacacaaaaatataag GAATTGGAGCAGAAACGGCAGAAACTCAGCATGGAACTTGAGATTTATCGTCAAGCTATAGTCAAAACCGTCGACGAAGTACAAGAGATGGAGATCGTTTTAGACCGTACAACAAAACTGTATATGGAAGCGTTAAAAGAACGCAAACAAATGATAAATCAGTGGACGCAAAGCGTTAACGTTCTACGCCAGAGGGACAACGATATACAAAATAGTCTAAAA GAAATTGAAACGTTGCGAGAGATCAGCAGGGAAAAAAAGAGCAATCTTGAAGAAGTACAGCAATTTTTAAAGGATCAAGTTGTAAACAATAAGGAGCTAGAGGAGTTGATTAAACAATCGGAAAAGGAACTTGGCTCAGTCCAAGAAAAGCGCCGTAAAATTACAGAGACGATTGACATCTACGATGTCGAG CTTCGTACTCAGAAGAAATTAGTAGGGGAATTGGCACGTCGTACAAAGCAAATTAGAGTCAATACGAAACGCAAAAGAATCGAGATCGAGAACAAGCATATAAAGGTGGACGATTGCAAAAAGCGAATTAACGATTTAATGACGACTTTGGAAGAGATTGAAAATCAAAAGTTAAACGTCGAGGAAAGAACGAAACGTTTGGAAAAAATGATCGAg GACGATGAGAAACGAAGATCCGCTATCGTCAAGGAATTGAATCGTTTGCAAGCCGCGATTTTACGTACAACGAAGAAGATTGTAGAATTGGAGAGTGAAAGAAAGATTCTGCAGATGGAAATGCAGGGCGAACACAAGAAGGTTGATCTGTTCAATACCTTGTTCTTAAAGGAGAGCAAACTTCTAGAGGAGAAGAAGGAAGCTCTTTATCAAGTGGACTTCAGTCTGCAAAAGTGCGAGATGAAGCTTGAACGTATCAGAGGACACGAACACGACAAGAGTGAAGTCGAGAGGAAACAAACGAGAATCGAAGAGTTGCAGACtacattgaaagaaaaaactgCCACATCTAAGTTACTGCAAACTCAAATCGTCAATTTAGAG CATGATATGAGAAAAGTATCCAACTGCTTGTCGAACGAAAATGAAGAACTTGAACGATTACGAAGCAAAAAGCAGGACCTGTTGTTGCTATTAGATGGAGGCGAAAAGCGATTGAAGATTGCGCAATCCCGAAATGAAGAAAGACAAGTGGAAGAAAATATAATGCGCCTTCGGGTGTCGCAGCTCGAGCGAATGACGTCGAACGTGAGCGATAAAGTCTATGATTTGGAGAAGTACCGTCTTCATCTCGAAGCT GCGCTTAAGGAACGCGCGGCAGAGATTGCGGCGCAGAAAGAGGCACTCACCGTGCAGAAGAGGATCGCCGGTAACGAGTGCTCGGAGCTGCGCGCCGCTATTTCCGAGAGGAAGAGCAGGATACGGCAATTGCAAGCGCGATACGACAGCGGCATCGCGACGATGGGCGCCACCCCAGACGGGGTGACGATGAGCACCGCGTACTTGAAGATACAAAGCGCTCAAGAACGATACATGCTGCGAGAGCAAGGCGACAAGCTGGACGAAGCTATCAGGCGAACCGAGCAGGAAATACGTAGCATGGAGAACACGTTGCGGGTGGTGAACGTATGCAATGACAAGTACAAGGACAGTATAAGCGCGGTTGATCAAGACGCACCCGAATGGACGCAGCAGAAAAGACTTGACGAGCAGATGCATAACGCGCGACAGAACCTATTGCAAAAGCAAACGCAGCTGCAACGTTTGTTCGATGAACTGCAG AAAGcgcagaataattatattcaattgctCAACGATATCGAGAAGGCaaaggaagaaaaggaaaataaagaaCGTTACTTATCGAGTATTGAGAAACAGACTACGGAACAAGGAGAGAAGATCTCCAGAGCAGATAAGAGCCTGCGTAAAGCACAGAAGgacatacaaaatttatatatctctaaGAGGGATGACACTGTGCTTCTGCAACAA AGGGAAGTGGAGCTGCGAGAGCTTCAAGAGCAAAACGCATTGGTTCTTCAGGACATCGCGGAGTTCACGATTCGCCACGTGGAGGCCGAGGcgtatgttaaaaaattgctgaTGGCCAAAGACATCGAATTACCAACCTTTCCTCCATCAATTAAATCGCCTATTAGTCCTTGCGGTAGTTCCACAGGCTCGATAGATCAGCCTTTGAAAAGCACGAGTCGTATGAGCGCTTTTACGTCGTCGAGAGAGAGTATTGGCAGCGTAGTTAAAATAGAGCTGCAATTTGAGGAGC cAGCAGGCAACGCATCGAAAAAAACTATGAAGCGTGATCCTGCATCCAAAGGATCTCTCGCTTTGCCGAAGCGATCTACTATCTTATACGAAAAGCAACAATCGCAGAAAAAATCGTGA
- the LOC105836720 gene encoding S-formylglutathione hydrolase isoform X1 — MLKVTYCISCKFTSSSVKSASISSAYFGDRYKMSGLTEVESSKVFGGWQKVYTHNSTELGCQMRFAVYIPPQAEKELVPVIYWLSGLTCTEANFSQKAGAQKHAADHGVFLVIPDTSPRGLNIPGEDDSYDFGTGAGFYVDATCEPWKKNYRMYSYITKELSTLINKEFPILPSRQSIMGHSMGGHGALICTLKNPGQFKTVSAFAPICNPILCPWGKKAFSGYLGGSEDNAVWKEWDATELAKKYNGPPLDILIDQGKEDKFLKDQLLPENLLNAAKDNGIALTLRFQDGYDHSYYFITTFIEDHFKHHMKYLKS; from the exons atgttaaaagtaACATATTGCATCTCTTGTAAGTTCACAAGCAGCTCGGTCAAATCCGCAAGTATATCGTCCGCATATTTCGGAGATAGATATAAA atGTCTGGATTAACAGAAGTTGAGAGCAGTAAAGTTTTCGGAGGATGGCAGAAGGTGTATACACACAACAg TACAGAATTGGGATGCCAGATGAGATTTGCTGTCTATATACCACCGCAGGCTGAGAAGGAGCTGGTACCAGTTATCTACTGGTTGTCCGGTCTCACTTGTACCGAAGCTAATTTCAGTCAAAAGGCTGGAGCACAGAAACACGCTGCAGATCATGGCGTGTTCCTCGTCATACCCGACACCAGTCCAAGAGGATTGAATATTCCTGGCGAGGATGACAGCTATGACTTTGGGACTGGCGCGGGATTCTATGTGGACGCGACATGCGAACCATGGAAAAAGAACTATAGGATGTACAGCTATATCACCAAAGAATTGTCAACTTTGATCAACAAGGAATTTCCAATTTTGCCATCTAGACAGTCCATAATGGGCCATag TATGGGAGGACACGGCGCTCTAATTTGCACCCTCAAAAACCCTGGACAGTTCAAGACAGTCTCAGCTTTTGCACCCATATGTAATCCAATCTTGTGTCCATGGGGAAAGAAAGCCTTCTCAGGATACCTGGGTGGCTCAGAGGATAATGCAGTATGGAAGGAATGGGATGCCACGGAActcgcaaaaaaatataatggtCCACCTTTGGACATTTTAATTGATCAg gGCAAGGAAGACAAATTCTTAAAAGATCAATTATTACCAGAGAATCTACTAAATGCTGCGAAGGATAACGGCATCGCGCTTACTCTCAGATTTCAAGATGGTTATGATCACAGCTACTATTTTATAACCACATTTATTGAAGATCACTTCAAGCATCATATGAAATATCTTAAAAGTTAG
- the LOC105836720 gene encoding S-formylglutathione hydrolase isoform X2 has protein sequence MRFAVYIPPQAEKELVPVIYWLSGLTCTEANFSQKAGAQKHAADHGVFLVIPDTSPRGLNIPGEDDSYDFGTGAGFYVDATCEPWKKNYRMYSYITKELSTLINKEFPILPSRQSIMGHSMGGHGALICTLKNPGQFKTVSAFAPICNPILCPWGKKAFSGYLGGSEDNAVWKEWDATELAKKYNGPPLDILIDQGKEDKFLKDQLLPENLLNAAKDNGIALTLRFQDGYDHSYYFITTFIEDHFKHHMKYLKS, from the exons ATGAGATTTGCTGTCTATATACCACCGCAGGCTGAGAAGGAGCTGGTACCAGTTATCTACTGGTTGTCCGGTCTCACTTGTACCGAAGCTAATTTCAGTCAAAAGGCTGGAGCACAGAAACACGCTGCAGATCATGGCGTGTTCCTCGTCATACCCGACACCAGTCCAAGAGGATTGAATATTCCTGGCGAGGATGACAGCTATGACTTTGGGACTGGCGCGGGATTCTATGTGGACGCGACATGCGAACCATGGAAAAAGAACTATAGGATGTACAGCTATATCACCAAAGAATTGTCAACTTTGATCAACAAGGAATTTCCAATTTTGCCATCTAGACAGTCCATAATGGGCCATag TATGGGAGGACACGGCGCTCTAATTTGCACCCTCAAAAACCCTGGACAGTTCAAGACAGTCTCAGCTTTTGCACCCATATGTAATCCAATCTTGTGTCCATGGGGAAAGAAAGCCTTCTCAGGATACCTGGGTGGCTCAGAGGATAATGCAGTATGGAAGGAATGGGATGCCACGGAActcgcaaaaaaatataatggtCCACCTTTGGACATTTTAATTGATCAg gGCAAGGAAGACAAATTCTTAAAAGATCAATTATTACCAGAGAATCTACTAAATGCTGCGAAGGATAACGGCATCGCGCTTACTCTCAGATTTCAAGATGGTTATGATCACAGCTACTATTTTATAACCACATTTATTGAAGATCACTTCAAGCATCATATGAAATATCTTAAAAGTTAG
- the LOC105836719 gene encoding presenilins-associated rhomboid-like protein, mitochondrial, with product MSLRFVRCAVGEVTWILRDKILLLSCTWNIYAFFRRTRNSDSMMTRTLLRLGDTSRCVFTTAQYYRPKMQVLHYRQIRSLKKSQISFRSESPFPNYVESGTVPPTRLLKHLSFTIMFSGASIMGAAIWEYERIRNQTYQLIHRYRQFRVNRTGWRAEIETWWRNLTEGQKIFVPICFINAVVFLAWRMPALQRTMVRYFSVNPASSMSCWSMVLATFSHYSLFHLAANMFVLHSFSTIAVAALGKEQFVALYLSSGVISSFVSNVYKTVFRIPGYSLGASGAILGIIGFVCTQYPDIRLSIIFLPMFTFTAGMALKGLIALDTVGCILRWKYFDHAAHLGGALFGIFWQAWGSAYIWQKREPLLTFWHELREPRRSQ from the exons ATGTCACTTCGGTTTGTTAGATGTGCGGTTGGAGAGGTTACCTGGATCCTGCGTGACAAAATTTTGCTGCTTTCGTGTACATGGAACATTTATGCATTCTTCAGACGCACAAGAAATTCCGATAGCATGATGACCAGGACGCTTTTACGTTTAGGCGACACGAGCAGATG tgtCTTTACAACTGCGCAATACTACAGGCCCAAAATGCAAGTACTACACTATAGACAAATAAGAAGCTTAAAGAAGTCGCAGATCTCCTTCAGATCAGAGTCTCCTTTTCCTAATTATGTTGAGTCTGGGACTGTACCACCTACACGGTTATTAAAGCATCTTAGTTTCACCATCatg TTTAGTGGAGCCTCCATAATGGGTGCTGCAATTTGGGAGTATGAGCGCATCAGAAACCAGACATACCAATTAATTCACCGTTACAGACAGTTTCGAGTTAAT CGAACAGGATGGAGGGCCGAAATTGAGACGTGGTGGCGAAATTTGACTGAAGGACAAAAGATATTTGTAcctatatgttttataaatgcaGTTGTATTCCTGGCTTGGCGAATGCCGGCATTGCAAAGAACAATGGTGCGTTATTTTTCCGTCAATCCAGCTTCCA GTATGTCATGCTGGTCTATGGTGCTCGCCACTTTTTCACATTACTCCTTATTCCATCTGGCTGCAAACATGTTTGTATTGCACAGCTTCAGCACAATAGCTGTGGCGGCATTGGGGAAGGAGCAATTTGTGGCTCTGTATTTATCGAGTGGAGTGATTTCCAGCTTCGTTAGTAACGTGTATAAAACTGTGTTTAGAATACCAGGCTATTCTCTAGGAGCG tcaGGAGCGATTTTGGGTATTATTGGATTTGTTTGCACACAATATCCTGATATACGACTCAGTATCATTTTCCTTCCAATGTTCACATTTACTGCGGGTATG gCACTCAAAGGATTAATAGCTTTGGATACTGTTGGTTGTATCTTAAGATGGAAATATTTTGATCATGCTGCGCATTTAGGTGGTGCGTTATTCGGAAT ATTCTGGCAAGCATGGGGCAGCGCTTATATTTGGCAGAAACGGGAACCCCTTTTGACTTTCTGGCACGAGCTCCGTGAACCTCGAAGATCACAATAA
- the LOC105836721 gene encoding putative peptidyl-prolyl cis-trans isomerase dodo codes for MADEELPAGWEKRLSRSTGQHYYLNIYTKESQWDRPDKPADPSGNGKPDGPEEVQCSHLLVKHSGSRRPSSWREENITRSKDEALELVKSYREQIVSGQATFAELATKYSDCSSAKRGGDLGPFSRGAMQKPFEQAAFALKVGELSSPVHTDSGIHIIQRTA; via the exons ATGGCGGACGAAGAGCTACCAGCGGGATGGGAGAAACGCCTCAGCAGATCGACCG gtcaacattattatttaaatatttataccaagGAAAGTCAGTGGGATAGGCCAGATAAACCAGCGGATCCATCTGGTAATGGCAAGCCAGATGGACCTGAAGAAGTACAGTGTTCTCATCTACTTGTGAAACATTCAGGTTCTCGACGACCTTCTTCTTGGCGAGAGGAGAACATTACTAGGTCAAAGGACGAAGCTCTCGAGTTGGTTAAAT CCTATAGAGAACAAATTGTGTCTGGTCAAGCAACGTTCGCTGAACTCGCCACCAAGTACAGCGATTGCAGTTCGGCAAAGCGCGGTGGTGATCTTGGACCTTTCAGTCGGGGCGCGATGCAGAAACCTTTCGAGCAGGCGGCGTTCGCGTTGAAAGTTGGCGAGTTGTCGTCGCCTGTACACACAGATAGCGGAATTCACATCATCCAACGAACTGCATAA